In Phormidium yuhuli AB48, one genomic interval encodes:
- a CDS encoding glycosyltransferase family 2 protein, which yields MTVCLPTYNGEAFLAEALASLSQQTYPNLEILLSDDGSEDATLDMLEEFRANSPHPCRLYRHSQLGMVQNWNFCIEKARGVYLKFLFQDDRLDPDCIRQLVNLGETDRDLALIFCVRRLDISPQAQDIPILQILWQHCQEIHRGWSQLQSRQRGVSLLADGRLWEFPLNKIGEPTAVLLRTSAVKQVGGFDTDLSQLVDVELWWRLLARFSVGFVDQPLAVFRLHPGQQTVKNAAEGRFDERRFLLKIAQNPIFAEEIRQQARWHWLQQEDWQCQDWRSHLQEIPPSLWPDWLQQMLSQTPQWCDRGEARAYTQGLMAISDYLLARIQEQPQPWRDAARVYSLQVSLSATYYNDVPLDNLLQQRRQILQFFLQSQGYCLDWQVSPQNSGKTGVYLETYLSQMPKSHHPIYSPKPPPQSWTAGDWIQLPGDLRGQIQRLREENLDELQFWGDSVGEIGAIAFLELHQLAGSQRTFWDLPLWETEDKTAFLPTGLTHSIYHSTTPHLGQVPEGEILDLKGRLDIASARVIFVTVVSPDDLTVELRETWAGIIQSCPQSVLLLLLSQTDEQSKLGISSRDRLSETWANFELSRQQLILVKPGDWQQQPLWWEMGDIYLDSFPINSPQFVQMALNKNQVPVLYYGKTRRSQTSVKHFPGPIPPESIAQQESEYRQLAQKLATDLEFRQETLNKLQLARVSDPPS from the coding sequence GTGACGGTTTGCCTTCCCACCTACAACGGCGAAGCGTTTTTAGCCGAGGCCTTAGCCAGTCTTTCCCAGCAAACCTATCCTAATTTAGAGATTCTCCTATCCGACGATGGCTCGGAAGATGCCACCCTGGATATGTTAGAGGAGTTCAGGGCCAACTCCCCTCATCCCTGTCGCCTTTATCGCCATTCCCAGTTGGGGATGGTGCAGAATTGGAATTTCTGTATTGAGAAGGCTAGGGGAGTTTATCTGAAATTCCTCTTTCAAGACGATCGCCTAGACCCCGATTGTATTCGCCAACTGGTCAACTTGGGGGAAACTGACCGGGATTTAGCCTTGATATTTTGCGTCCGTCGCCTAGACATCTCCCCCCAGGCCCAAGACATTCCCATTTTGCAGATTCTTTGGCAACATTGTCAGGAGATTCATCGGGGGTGGAGTCAGTTACAGTCTCGTCAAAGGGGGGTGAGTCTGTTGGCCGATGGTCGACTCTGGGAGTTTCCCCTCAATAAAATTGGCGAACCCACGGCGGTTCTCTTGCGGACATCGGCCGTGAAGCAAGTGGGAGGGTTTGATACAGACTTATCTCAGTTGGTGGATGTGGAATTGTGGTGGCGACTGTTGGCCCGCTTCTCGGTGGGGTTTGTTGACCAACCCCTGGCGGTGTTTCGTCTTCATCCCGGACAACAAACGGTGAAAAATGCGGCTGAGGGGAGGTTTGATGAACGGCGATTCTTGCTCAAGATTGCCCAAAATCCTATCTTTGCTGAGGAAATACGACAGCAGGCGAGATGGCATTGGTTGCAACAGGAAGATTGGCAATGTCAGGATTGGCGATCGCACTTGCAAGAGATTCCCCCCTCCCTATGGCCCGATTGGTTGCAACAGATGTTGTCGCAAACCCCCCAATGGTGCGATCGCGGTGAAGCCAGGGCCTATACTCAAGGACTGATGGCCATCTCCGACTATCTCCTGGCCCGGATTCAAGAGCAACCGCAACCCTGGCGAGACGCGGCCCGAGTCTATTCCTTGCAGGTGAGTCTGTCGGCCACCTATTATAATGATGTGCCATTAGACAACCTTCTACAGCAGCGGCGGCAAATCCTACAATTCTTTCTCCAATCCCAAGGATATTGTCTCGATTGGCAGGTTTCCCCGCAAAACTCCGGCAAAACGGGAGTTTATCTGGAAACCTATCTCAGCCAGATGCCAAAATCCCACCATCCTATCTATTCCCCGAAACCGCCGCCACAATCTTGGACGGCTGGGGATTGGATTCAGTTACCGGGAGACTTGCGGGGACAAATCCAACGGCTGCGTGAGGAAAATTTAGATGAGTTGCAATTTTGGGGAGACTCCGTGGGCGAAATTGGGGCGATCGCCTTCTTGGAGTTACATCAGTTAGCCGGCTCTCAGAGGACGTTTTGGGACTTACCCCTCTGGGAAACTGAGGATAAAACGGCTTTTTTGCCTACAGGTCTAACCCATAGCATTTACCATAGCACGACTCCCCATTTAGGTCAAGTCCCAGAGGGAGAAATTTTAGACCTTAAGGGACGGCTAGATATCGCCTCAGCCCGAGTTATTTTTGTCACGGTGGTTTCTCCCGACGACCTAACTGTTGAATTGCGGGAGACTTGGGCAGGAATTATCCAATCTTGTCCTCAATCGGTGTTGCTTCTGTTGTTATCCCAAACCGATGAACAGTCGAAGCTGGGGATTTCTAGCCGCGATCGCCTGTCTGAAACTTGGGCAAACTTTGAACTGTCCCGTCAACAGTTAATACTCGTCAAACCGGGGGATTGGCAACAGCAGCCATTGTGGTGGGAGATGGGAGATATCTATTTAGATAGCTTTCCCATCAACTCGCCGCAATTTGTGCAGATGGCCCTGAACAAAAATCAGGTTCCTGTCTTGTATTATGGCAAAACACGGCGATCGCAAACCAGCGTTAAGCACTTTCCCGGGCCAATTCCTCCCGAGTCCATCGCCCAGCAAGAGTCAGAGTACCGTCAACTGGCCCAAAAATTGGCAACAGATTTAGAATTTCGGCAAGAGACGTTAAACAAACTTCAACTCGCCCGAGTCAGCGATCCCCCATCTTAA